Proteins from a single region of Balaenoptera acutorostrata chromosome 16, mBalAcu1.1, whole genome shotgun sequence:
- the ZSWIM8 gene encoding zinc finger SWIM domain-containing protein 8 isoform X5, giving the protein MYLSSTEPPAAAEWACLLRPLRGREPEGVWNLLSIVREMFKRRDSNAAPLLEILTDQCLTYEQITGWWYSVRTSASHSSASGHTGRSNGQSEVAAHACASMCDEMVTLWRLAVLDPALSPQRRRELCVQLRQWQLKVIENVKRGQHKKTLERLFPGFRPAVEACYFNWEEAYPLPGVTYSATDRKLALCWARALPPRPGASRSGGLEESRERPRPLPAEPAVRPKEPGAKRKGLGEGVLSSQRGPRRLSAEGGDKALHKMGPGGGKAKALGGAGSGGKGSAGSGSKRRLSSEDSSLEPDLAEMSLDDSSLALGAEASTFGGFPESPPPCPHPGGSRGPSTFLPEPPDTYEEDGGVYFSEGPEPSTASAGPPGLLPRELCTRDDLASTDESGNGLPKTKEAAPVVGEEEDDYQAYYLNAQDGAGGEEEKAEGGAGEEHDLFAGLKPLEQESRMEILFACAEALHAHGYSSEASRLTVELAQDLLANPPDLKVEPPPAKGKKNKVSTSRQTWVATNTLTKAAFLLTVLSERPEHHNLAFRVGMFALELQRPPASTKALEVKLAYQESEVATLLKKIPLGPSEMSTVRCRAEELREGTLCDYRPVLPLMLASFIFDVLCTPVVSPTGSRPPSRNWNNEMPGDEELGFEAAVAALGMKTTVSEAEHPLLCEGTRREKGDLALALMITYKDDQAKLKKILDKLLDRESQTHKPQTLSSFYSSSRPATASQRSPSKHGGPSAPGALQPLTSASAGPAQPGSVAGAGPGPTEGFTEKNVPESSPHSPCEGLPSEAALTPRPEGKVPSRLALGSRGGYNGRGWGSPGRPKKKHTGMASIDSSAPETTSDSSPTLSRRPLRGGWAPTSWGRGQDSDSISSSSSDSLGSSSSSGSRRASASGGARAKTVEVGRYKGRRPESHAPHVPNQPSEAAAHFYFELAKTVLIKAGGNSSTSIFTHPSSSGGHQGPHRNLHLCAFEIGLYALGLHNFVSPNWLSRTYSSHVSWITGQAMEIGSAALTILVECWDGHLTPPEVASLADRASRARDSNMVRAAAELALSCLPHAHALNPNEIQRALVQCKEQDNLMLEKACMAVEEAAKGGGVYPEVLFEVAHQWFWLYEQTAGGSSTAREGATSCSASGIRAAGEAGRGLPEGRGGPGTEPVTVAAAAAAAVTAATVVPVISVGSSLYPGPGLGHGHSPGLHPYTALQPHLPCSPQYLTHPAHPAHPMPHMPRPAVFPVPSSAYPQGVHPAFLGAQYPYSVTPPSLAATAVSFPVPSMAPITVHPYHTEPGLPLPTSVACELWGQGTVSSVHPASTFPAIQGASLPALPTQPSPLVSGGFPPPEEETHSQPVNPHSLHHLHAAYRVGMLALEMLGRRAHNDHPNNFSRSPPYTDDVKWLLGLAAKLGDRHGDAAAAEPRSCPQPPACPGLPPAGAALPAGIHAVHPPPLDSPDPCRLRRLCERDPQCSQRLLPDTHGHDAVQRHPAESQAQQTDQGAVAAGLTRDDHLLPLSLAPLGPYTGTQACGYGGPSQRGNESWLDRSSPLSSLVAQTGSCSWAVAWGQDVSDPRSLGLGETALSGRGHWVASGIYLAFINI; this is encoded by the exons ATGTATCTGTCTTCCACGGAGCCTCCGGCCGCTGCTGAATGGGCATGTCTGCTGCGCCCACTGAGGGGCCGCGAGCCAGAGGGAGTCTGGAACTTGCTTAGCATCGTGCGGGAGATGTTCAAGCGGAGGGACAGCAATGCTGCCCCCTTGTTGGAAATCCTCACCGACCAGTGCCTCACCTACGAACAG ATAACAGGCTGGTGGTACAGCGTGCGCACCTCAGCCTCACACAGCAGCGCCAGTGGGCACACAGGCCGCAGCAACGGGCAGTCAGAGGTGGCGGCCCACGCGTGCGCCAGCATGTGTGACGAGATGGTCACACTGTGGAGGCTGGCTGTGCTGGACCCTGCGCTCAGCCCCCAGCG CCGCCGGGAGCTGTGTGTGCAGCTGCGCCAGTGGCAGCTGAAGGTGATTGAGAACGTGAAGCGGGGACAGCACAAGAAGACCCTGGAGCGGCTCTTCCCTGGCTTCCGGCCGGCGGTGGAGGCCTGCTACTTCAACTGGGAAGAGGCCTACCCCCTTCCCGGTGTCACCTACAGTGCCACTGACAGGAAGctggccctgtgctgggcccGAGCCCTGCCCCCTCGACCAGGTGCCTCCCGATCTGGGGGCCTGGAGGAATCCCGGGAGCGGCCCCGCCCTCTTCCTGCCGAGCCAGCTGTGCGGCCCAAGGAGCCTGGGGCCAAGCGCAAGGGATTGGGTGAGGGGGTCCTCTCGTCGCAGCGGGGTCCCCGCCGCCTCTCGGCTGAGGGGGGAGATAAGGCTCTGCATAAGATGGGTCCAGGTGGGGGCAAAGCCAAAGCATTGGGGGGGGCTGGCAGTGGGGGCAAGGGCTCAGCAGGCAGCGGGAGCAAGCGACGGCTGAGCAGTGAAGACAGCTCCCTGGAGCCGGATCTGGCTGAGATGAGCCTGGATGATAGCAGCCTGGCCCTGGGCGCAGAGGCCAGCACCTTTGGTGGATTCCCTGAGAGCCCACCACCCTGCCCTCACCCTGGTGGCTCCCGAGGCCCTTCTACCTTCCTTCCTGAACCTCCAGATACTTATGAAGAAGATGGTGGCGTGTACTTCTCAGAAGGGCCTGAGCCTTCCACAGCCTCTGCTGGCCCCCCTGGCCTACTGCCCAGGGAGCTCTGTACCCGGGACGACCTCGCTTCCACAGATGAGAGTGGCAATGGGCTGCCTAAAACCAAAGAGGCAGCCCCTGTGGTTGGAGAGGAGGAGGATGACTACCAGGCGTATTATCTGAACGctcaggatggggctgggggcGAGGAGGAGAAGGCTgagggcggggctggggaggaaCACGACCTGTTTGCCGGACTGAAGCCACTGGAACAGGAGAGCCGCATGGAG ATATTATTTGCCTGTGCTGAGGCCTTGCATGCGCACGGCTATAGCAGTGAGGCCTCCCGCCTCACCGTGGAGCTTGCCCAGGACCTGCTAGCCAACCCACCTGACCTCAAGGTAGAGCCGCCCCCTGCCAAG GGCAAGAAGAACAAGGTATCTACAAGCCGTCAGACCTGGGTGGCTACCAACACCCTGACCAAGGCGGCCTTCCTGTTAACGGTGCTAAGTGAGCGCCCAGAGCACCACAACCTGGCCTTCCGAGTGGGCATGTTTGCCTTGGAGCTACAGCGGCCCCCAGCTTCCACCAAGGCCTTGGAG GTGAAGCTGGCATATCAGGAGTCTGAGGTGGCCACCCTGCTCAAGAAGATTCCTCTGGGTCCGAGTGAGATGAGTACCGTGCGCTGCCGGGCAGAGGAGCTTCGGGAGGGGACACTCTGTGATTATCGGCCTGTTTTGCCTCTCATGTTGGCCAGTTTCATCTTTGATGTTCTCTGTACTCCAG TGGTTTCTCCCACGGGTTCCCGGCCCCCAAGTCGCAACTGGAACAACGAGATGCCTGGGGatgaggagctgggatttgaagcagCAGTTGCTGCCTTGG GCATGAAGACAACAGTGAGTGAGGCAGAGCATCCCCTGCTGTGTGAAGGCACACGTCGGGAGAAGGGTGACCTGGCCCTAGCACTAATGATCACTTACAAAGACGACCAGGCCAAACTCAAAAAG ATCTTAGACAAACTCTTGGACCGAGAGAGCCAGACGCATAAACCACAGACACTGAGTTCGTTCTACTCATCTAGCCGCCCGGCCACAGCCAGCCAGAGGTCTCCTTCAAAGCATGGGGGCCCATCTGCCCCAGGGGCCCTGCAACCTCTGACCTCAGCCTCTGCAGGGCCTGCTCAGCCAGGGAGTGTggcaggggctgggccaggcccCACTGAGGGCTTCACCGAGAAGAATGTGCCTG AGAGTTCCCCACATTCCCCCTGTGAGGGTCTCCCATCTGAGGCAGCTTTGACCCCAAGACCAGAGGGAAAGGTTCCCAGCCGCTTGGCACTTGGCAGCCGTGGAGGCTACAATGGACGGGGCTGGGGCTCACCAGGGCGGCCTAAGAAGAAGCACACAG GCATGGCCAGCATTGACAGCAGTGCCCCTGAAACGACGTCGGATAGCTCCCCAACCTTAAGCCGGAGGCCACTTCGAGGGGGCTGGGCCCCTACCTCCTGGGGTCGAGGACAGGACAGTGACAGCATTAGCAGCTCTTCCTCAGACTCCCTTGGCTCCTCGTCCTCCAGCGGAAGTCGCCGGGCCAGTGCCAGTGGAGGGGCCCGGGCGAAGACAGTTGAAGTTGGCAG GTACAAGGGCCGCCGTCCTGAGAGTCATGCCCCCCATGTACCCAATCAGCCGTCAGAGGCAGCTGCACACTTCTACTTCGAGCTGGCGAAGACGGTGCTGATCAAGGCAGGGGGCAACAGCAGCACTTCCATTTTCACACATCCATCTTCCTCAGGGGGCCACCAGGGTCCTCACCGTAACCTGCACCTTTGCGCCTTCGAGATTGGGCTTTACGCCCTTGGCCTGCACAACTTTGTTTCTCCCAACTGGCTCTCACGTACTTATTCTTCCCACGTTTCCTGGATTACAG GCCAGGCAATGGAGATTGGCAGCGCAGCCCTGACTATACTGGTAGAATGCTGGGATGGGCACCTGACACCCCCTGAGGTTGCATCCCTGGCTGACAGGGCATCACGGGCACGAGACTCCAATATGGTGAGGGCGGCGGCGGAACTAGCCCTAAGCTGCCTGCCTCATGCCCATGCGTTGAACCCCAATGAGATCCAGCGGGCCCTGGTGCAGTGCAAGGAGCAG GATAACCTGATGTTGGAGAAGGCCTGCATGGCAGTGGAAGAGGCGGCTAAGGGTGGGGGCGTATACCCTGAAGTGTTGTTTGAGGTTGCTCACCAGTGGTTCTGGCTATATGAGCAAACAGCAGGTGGCTCATCCACAGCCCGTGAAGGGGCTACAAGCTGTAGTGCCAGTGGGATCAGGGCAGCTGGGGAGGCTGGGCGGGGGCTGCCTGAGGGCAGGGGGGGCCCAGGGACTGAGCCGGTTAcagtggcggcggcggcagcagcagcagtgacaGCAGCCACAGTGGTGCCAGTCATCTCGGTGGGGTCCAGTTTATATCCGGGTCCAGGACTGGGGCATGGTCATTCCCCTGGCCTGCACCCCTACACTGCTCTACAGCCCCACCTGCCCTGCAGCCCTCAATACCTCACCCACCCAGCTCACCCCGCCCACCCCATGCCTCATATGCCCCGGCCTGCCGTCTTCCCTGTGCCCAGTTCTGCATACCCACAG GGTGTGCATCCTGCATTCCTGGGGGCTCAGTACCCTTACTCGGTGACTCCCCCCTCACTTGCCGCTACTGCTGTGTCTTTCCCCGTCCCTTCCATGGCACCCATCACAGTACATCCCTACCACACAGAGCCAGGGCTCCCACTGCCCACCAGTGTGGCCTGTGAGTTGTGGGGACAGGGAACAG TGAGCAGTGTCCATCCAGCTTCCACGTTTCCGGCCATCCAGGGTGCCTCACTGCCTGCCCTGCCCACACAGCCCAGCCCTCTGGTGAGCGGGGGTTTTCCACCACCCGAGGAGGAGACTCACAGTCAGCCTGTCAACCCGCACAGCCTACACCACCTGCACGCCGCCTACCGTGTCG GGATGCTGGCACTGGAGATGCTGGGTCGCCGGGCACACAATGATCACCCCAACAACTTCTCTCGCTCCCCCCCCTACACTGATGATGTCAAATGGTTGCTGGGGCTGGCAGCAAAGCTGG GAGATCGTCATGGAGACGCTGCAGCGGCTGAGCCCCGCTCATGCCCACAACCACCTGCGTGCCCCGGCCTTCCACCAGCTGGTGCAGCGCTGCCAGCAGGCATACATGCAG TACATCCACCACCGCTTGATTCACCTGACCCCTGCCGACTACGACGACTTTGTGAACGCGATCCGCAGTGCTCGCAGCGCCTTCTGCCTGACACCCATGGGCATGATGCAGTTCAACGACATCCTGCAGAATCTCAAGCGCAGCAAACAGACCAAGGAGCTGTGGCAGCGGGTCTCACTCGAGATGACCACCTTCTCCCCCTGAGTCTGGCCCCCTTAGGGCCCTATACAGGGACACAGGCCTGTGGCTATGGGGGCCCCTCACAAAGGGGGAATGAATCTTGGCTGGACAGATCATCCCCACTCAGTTCCCTGGTAGCCCAGACTGGCAGCTGTTCTTGGGCTGTAGCTTGGGGCCAAGATGTCTCAGACCCTAGAAGCCTAGGGTTGGGGGAGACAGCCCTGTCTGGGAGGGGGCATTGGGTGGCCTCTGGTATTTATTtggcatttataaatatataa
- the ZSWIM8 gene encoding zinc finger SWIM domain-containing protein 8 isoform X1 yields MELMFAEWEDGERFSFEDSDRFEEDSLCSFISEAESLCQNWRGWRKQSAGPNSPTGGGGGGGSGGTRMRDGLVIPLVELSAKQVAFHIPFEVVEKVYPPVPEQLQLRIAFWSFPENEEDIRLYSCLANGSADEFQRGDQLFRMRAVKDPLQIGFHLSATVVPPQMVPPKGAYNVAVMFDRCRVTSCSCTCGAGAKWCTHVVALCLFRIHNASAVCLRAPVSESLSRLQRDQLQKFAQYLISELPQQILPTAQRLLDELLSSQSTAINTVCGAPDPTAGPSASDQSTWYLDESTLTDNIKKTLHKFCGPSPVVFSDVNSMYLSSTEPPAAAEWACLLRPLRGREPEGVWNLLSIVREMFKRRDSNAAPLLEILTDQCLTYEQITGWWYSVRTSASHSSASGHTGRSNGQSEVAAHACASMCDEMVTLWRLAVLDPALSPQRRRELCVQLRQWQLKVIENVKRGQHKKTLERLFPGFRPAVEACYFNWEEAYPLPGVTYSATDRKLALCWARALPPRPGASRSGGLEESRERPRPLPAEPAVRPKEPGAKRKGLGEGVLSSQRGPRRLSAEGGDKALHKMGPGGGKAKALGGAGSGGKGSAGSGSKRRLSSEDSSLEPDLAEMSLDDSSLALGAEASTFGGFPESPPPCPHPGGSRGPSTFLPEPPDTYEEDGGVYFSEGPEPSTASAGPPGLLPRELCTRDDLASTDESGNGLPKTKEAAPVVGEEEDDYQAYYLNAQDGAGGEEEKAEGGAGEEHDLFAGLKPLEQESRMEILFACAEALHAHGYSSEASRLTVELAQDLLANPPDLKVEPPPAKGKKNKVSTSRQTWVATNTLTKAAFLLTVLSERPEHHNLAFRVGMFALELQRPPASTKALEVKLAYQESEVATLLKKIPLGPSEMSTVRCRAEELREGTLCDYRPVLPLMLASFIFDVLCTPVVSPTGSRPPSRNWNNEMPGDEELGFEAAVAALGMKTTVSEAEHPLLCEGTRREKGDLALALMITYKDDQAKLKKILDKLLDRESQTHKPQTLSSFYSSSRPATASQRSPSKHGGPSAPGALQPLTSASAGPAQPGSVAGAGPGPTEGFTEKNVPESSPHSPCEGLPSEAALTPRPEGKVPSRLALGSRGGYNGRGWGSPGRPKKKHTGMASIDSSAPETTSDSSPTLSRRPLRGGWAPTSWGRGQDSDSISSSSSDSLGSSSSSGSRRASASGGARAKTVEVGRYKGRRPESHAPHVPNQPSEAAAHFYFELAKTVLIKAGGNSSTSIFTHPSSSGGHQGPHRNLHLCAFEIGLYALGLHNFVSPNWLSRTYSSHVSWITGQAMEIGSAALTILVECWDGHLTPPEVASLADRASRARDSNMVRAAAELALSCLPHAHALNPNEIQRALVQCKEQDNLMLEKACMAVEEAAKGGGVYPEVLFEVAHQWFWLYEQTAGGSSTAREGATSCSASGIRAAGEAGRGLPEGRGGPGTEPVTVAAAAAAAVTAATVVPVISVGSSLYPGPGLGHGHSPGLHPYTALQPHLPCSPQYLTHPAHPAHPMPHMPRPAVFPVPSSAYPQGVHPAFLGAQYPYSVTPPSLAATAVSFPVPSMAPITVHPYHTEPGLPLPTSVACELWGQGTVSSVHPASTFPAIQGASLPALPTQPSPLVSGGFPPPEEETHSQPVNPHSLHHLHAAYRVGMLALEMLGRRAHNDHPNNFSRSPPYTDDVKWLLGLAAKLGDRHGDAAAAEPRSCPQPPACPGLPPAGAALPAGIHAVHPPPLDSPDPCRLRRLCERDPQCSQRLLPDTHGHDAVQRHPAESQAQQTDQGAVAAGLTRDDHLLPLSLAPLGPYTGTQACGYGGPSQRGNESWLDRSSPLSSLVAQTGSCSWAVAWGQDVSDPRSLGLGETALSGRGHWVASGIYLAFINI; encoded by the exons ATGGAGCTGATGTTCGCGGAGTGGGAGGACGGAGAGCGCTTCTCTTTCGAGGATTCGGACCGCTTTGAGGAGGATTCGCTCTGTTCTTTCATCTCCGAGGCTGAGAGCCTCTGCCAGAACTGGCGGGGATGGCGCAAACAGTCAGCGGGGCCCAATTCCCCCACTGGCGGCGGTGGCGGAGGTGGCAGTGGCGGTACCAGAATGCGAG ATGGACTGGTGATCCCACTGGTGGAGCTGTCAGCAAAACAGGTGGCATTTCATATCCCATTTGAAGTGGTGGAGAAAGTTTACCCCCCGGTGCCTGAGCAGCTCCAACTCCGAATTGCTTTTTGGAGCTTCCCTGAGAATGAAGAGGATATTCG ACTGTATTCCTGCCTGGCCAACGGCAGTGCAGATGAGTTCCAGCGAGGGGATCAGCTATTCCGCATGAGGGCTGTGAAGGACCCCCTGCAGATTG GGTTCCACCTGAGTGCTACAGTGGTGCCACCTCAGATGGTCCCCCCCAAAGGGGCCTACAACGTGGCTGTGATGTTTGACCGCTGCCGGGTCACTTCCTGCAGCTGCACCTGTGGGGCTGGGGCCAAATGGTGCACCCACGTCGTGGCACTCTGTCTCTTCCGCATCCACAAC GCTTCTGCAGTCTGCCTGCGGGCCCCAGTGTCAGAGTCCCTGTCTCGGCTGCAGAGGGACCAGCTGCAGAAGTTTGCTCAGTACCTCATCAGTGAGCTCCCTCAGCAG ATCCTGCCCACAGCCCAGCGTCTCCTGGATGAACTCCTTTCCTCCCAGTCAACAGCCATTAATACAGTATGTGGAGCCCCAG ACCCCACAGCAGGGCCCTCTGCCTCCGATCAGAGTACTTGGTATTTGGATGAATCGACACTCACTGACAACATCAAGAAGACACTGCACAAGTTCTGTGGCCCCTCCCCTGTGGTGTTCAG TGATGTGAACTCCATGTATCTGTCTTCCACGGAGCCTCCGGCCGCTGCTGAATGGGCATGTCTGCTGCGCCCACTGAGGGGCCGCGAGCCAGAGGGAGTCTGGAACTTGCTTAGCATCGTGCGGGAGATGTTCAAGCGGAGGGACAGCAATGCTGCCCCCTTGTTGGAAATCCTCACCGACCAGTGCCTCACCTACGAACAG ATAACAGGCTGGTGGTACAGCGTGCGCACCTCAGCCTCACACAGCAGCGCCAGTGGGCACACAGGCCGCAGCAACGGGCAGTCAGAGGTGGCGGCCCACGCGTGCGCCAGCATGTGTGACGAGATGGTCACACTGTGGAGGCTGGCTGTGCTGGACCCTGCGCTCAGCCCCCAGCG CCGCCGGGAGCTGTGTGTGCAGCTGCGCCAGTGGCAGCTGAAGGTGATTGAGAACGTGAAGCGGGGACAGCACAAGAAGACCCTGGAGCGGCTCTTCCCTGGCTTCCGGCCGGCGGTGGAGGCCTGCTACTTCAACTGGGAAGAGGCCTACCCCCTTCCCGGTGTCACCTACAGTGCCACTGACAGGAAGctggccctgtgctgggcccGAGCCCTGCCCCCTCGACCAGGTGCCTCCCGATCTGGGGGCCTGGAGGAATCCCGGGAGCGGCCCCGCCCTCTTCCTGCCGAGCCAGCTGTGCGGCCCAAGGAGCCTGGGGCCAAGCGCAAGGGATTGGGTGAGGGGGTCCTCTCGTCGCAGCGGGGTCCCCGCCGCCTCTCGGCTGAGGGGGGAGATAAGGCTCTGCATAAGATGGGTCCAGGTGGGGGCAAAGCCAAAGCATTGGGGGGGGCTGGCAGTGGGGGCAAGGGCTCAGCAGGCAGCGGGAGCAAGCGACGGCTGAGCAGTGAAGACAGCTCCCTGGAGCCGGATCTGGCTGAGATGAGCCTGGATGATAGCAGCCTGGCCCTGGGCGCAGAGGCCAGCACCTTTGGTGGATTCCCTGAGAGCCCACCACCCTGCCCTCACCCTGGTGGCTCCCGAGGCCCTTCTACCTTCCTTCCTGAACCTCCAGATACTTATGAAGAAGATGGTGGCGTGTACTTCTCAGAAGGGCCTGAGCCTTCCACAGCCTCTGCTGGCCCCCCTGGCCTACTGCCCAGGGAGCTCTGTACCCGGGACGACCTCGCTTCCACAGATGAGAGTGGCAATGGGCTGCCTAAAACCAAAGAGGCAGCCCCTGTGGTTGGAGAGGAGGAGGATGACTACCAGGCGTATTATCTGAACGctcaggatggggctgggggcGAGGAGGAGAAGGCTgagggcggggctggggaggaaCACGACCTGTTTGCCGGACTGAAGCCACTGGAACAGGAGAGCCGCATGGAG ATATTATTTGCCTGTGCTGAGGCCTTGCATGCGCACGGCTATAGCAGTGAGGCCTCCCGCCTCACCGTGGAGCTTGCCCAGGACCTGCTAGCCAACCCACCTGACCTCAAGGTAGAGCCGCCCCCTGCCAAG GGCAAGAAGAACAAGGTATCTACAAGCCGTCAGACCTGGGTGGCTACCAACACCCTGACCAAGGCGGCCTTCCTGTTAACGGTGCTAAGTGAGCGCCCAGAGCACCACAACCTGGCCTTCCGAGTGGGCATGTTTGCCTTGGAGCTACAGCGGCCCCCAGCTTCCACCAAGGCCTTGGAG GTGAAGCTGGCATATCAGGAGTCTGAGGTGGCCACCCTGCTCAAGAAGATTCCTCTGGGTCCGAGTGAGATGAGTACCGTGCGCTGCCGGGCAGAGGAGCTTCGGGAGGGGACACTCTGTGATTATCGGCCTGTTTTGCCTCTCATGTTGGCCAGTTTCATCTTTGATGTTCTCTGTACTCCAG TGGTTTCTCCCACGGGTTCCCGGCCCCCAAGTCGCAACTGGAACAACGAGATGCCTGGGGatgaggagctgggatttgaagcagCAGTTGCTGCCTTGG GCATGAAGACAACAGTGAGTGAGGCAGAGCATCCCCTGCTGTGTGAAGGCACACGTCGGGAGAAGGGTGACCTGGCCCTAGCACTAATGATCACTTACAAAGACGACCAGGCCAAACTCAAAAAG ATCTTAGACAAACTCTTGGACCGAGAGAGCCAGACGCATAAACCACAGACACTGAGTTCGTTCTACTCATCTAGCCGCCCGGCCACAGCCAGCCAGAGGTCTCCTTCAAAGCATGGGGGCCCATCTGCCCCAGGGGCCCTGCAACCTCTGACCTCAGCCTCTGCAGGGCCTGCTCAGCCAGGGAGTGTggcaggggctgggccaggcccCACTGAGGGCTTCACCGAGAAGAATGTGCCTG AGAGTTCCCCACATTCCCCCTGTGAGGGTCTCCCATCTGAGGCAGCTTTGACCCCAAGACCAGAGGGAAAGGTTCCCAGCCGCTTGGCACTTGGCAGCCGTGGAGGCTACAATGGACGGGGCTGGGGCTCACCAGGGCGGCCTAAGAAGAAGCACACAG GCATGGCCAGCATTGACAGCAGTGCCCCTGAAACGACGTCGGATAGCTCCCCAACCTTAAGCCGGAGGCCACTTCGAGGGGGCTGGGCCCCTACCTCCTGGGGTCGAGGACAGGACAGTGACAGCATTAGCAGCTCTTCCTCAGACTCCCTTGGCTCCTCGTCCTCCAGCGGAAGTCGCCGGGCCAGTGCCAGTGGAGGGGCCCGGGCGAAGACAGTTGAAGTTGGCAG GTACAAGGGCCGCCGTCCTGAGAGTCATGCCCCCCATGTACCCAATCAGCCGTCAGAGGCAGCTGCACACTTCTACTTCGAGCTGGCGAAGACGGTGCTGATCAAGGCAGGGGGCAACAGCAGCACTTCCATTTTCACACATCCATCTTCCTCAGGGGGCCACCAGGGTCCTCACCGTAACCTGCACCTTTGCGCCTTCGAGATTGGGCTTTACGCCCTTGGCCTGCACAACTTTGTTTCTCCCAACTGGCTCTCACGTACTTATTCTTCCCACGTTTCCTGGATTACAG GCCAGGCAATGGAGATTGGCAGCGCAGCCCTGACTATACTGGTAGAATGCTGGGATGGGCACCTGACACCCCCTGAGGTTGCATCCCTGGCTGACAGGGCATCACGGGCACGAGACTCCAATATGGTGAGGGCGGCGGCGGAACTAGCCCTAAGCTGCCTGCCTCATGCCCATGCGTTGAACCCCAATGAGATCCAGCGGGCCCTGGTGCAGTGCAAGGAGCAG GATAACCTGATGTTGGAGAAGGCCTGCATGGCAGTGGAAGAGGCGGCTAAGGGTGGGGGCGTATACCCTGAAGTGTTGTTTGAGGTTGCTCACCAGTGGTTCTGGCTATATGAGCAAACAGCAGGTGGCTCATCCACAGCCCGTGAAGGGGCTACAAGCTGTAGTGCCAGTGGGATCAGGGCAGCTGGGGAGGCTGGGCGGGGGCTGCCTGAGGGCAGGGGGGGCCCAGGGACTGAGCCGGTTAcagtggcggcggcggcagcagcagcagtgacaGCAGCCACAGTGGTGCCAGTCATCTCGGTGGGGTCCAGTTTATATCCGGGTCCAGGACTGGGGCATGGTCATTCCCCTGGCCTGCACCCCTACACTGCTCTACAGCCCCACCTGCCCTGCAGCCCTCAATACCTCACCCACCCAGCTCACCCCGCCCACCCCATGCCTCATATGCCCCGGCCTGCCGTCTTCCCTGTGCCCAGTTCTGCATACCCACAG GGTGTGCATCCTGCATTCCTGGGGGCTCAGTACCCTTACTCGGTGACTCCCCCCTCACTTGCCGCTACTGCTGTGTCTTTCCCCGTCCCTTCCATGGCACCCATCACAGTACATCCCTACCACACAGAGCCAGGGCTCCCACTGCCCACCAGTGTGGCCTGTGAGTTGTGGGGACAGGGAACAG TGAGCAGTGTCCATCCAGCTTCCACGTTTCCGGCCATCCAGGGTGCCTCACTGCCTGCCCTGCCCACACAGCCCAGCCCTCTGGTGAGCGGGGGTTTTCCACCACCCGAGGAGGAGACTCACAGTCAGCCTGTCAACCCGCACAGCCTACACCACCTGCACGCCGCCTACCGTGTCG GGATGCTGGCACTGGAGATGCTGGGTCGCCGGGCACACAATGATCACCCCAACAACTTCTCTCGCTCCCCCCCCTACACTGATGATGTCAAATGGTTGCTGGGGCTGGCAGCAAAGCTGG GAGATCGTCATGGAGACGCTGCAGCGGCTGAGCCCCGCTCATGCCCACAACCACCTGCGTGCCCCGGCCTTCCACCAGCTGGTGCAGCGCTGCCAGCAGGCATACATGCAG TACATCCACCACCGCTTGATTCACCTGACCCCTGCCGACTACGACGACTTTGTGAACGCGATCCGCAGTGCTCGCAGCGCCTTCTGCCTGACACCCATGGGCATGATGCAGTTCAACGACATCCTGCAGAATCTCAAGCGCAGCAAACAGACCAAGGAGCTGTGGCAGCGGGTCTCACTCGAGATGACCACCTTCTCCCCCTGAGTCTGGCCCCCTTAGGGCCCTATACAGGGACACAGGCCTGTGGCTATGGGGGCCCCTCACAAAGGGGGAATGAATCTTGGCTGGACAGATCATCCCCACTCAGTTCCCTGGTAGCCCAGACTGGCAGCTGTTCTTGGGCTGTAGCTTGGGGCCAAGATGTCTCAGACCCTAGAAGCCTAGGGTTGGGGGAGACAGCCCTGTCTGGGAGGGGGCATTGGGTGGCCTCTGGTATTTATTtggcatttataaatatataa